The proteins below are encoded in one region of Alistipes communis:
- the kdpB gene encoding potassium-transporting ATPase subunit KdpB translates to MKNRVNNSLFNKQLVNASFVESFRKLDPRVMIKNPIMFTVEVVTFVMLLLIVWIAVTGNTSQGSLGYNIVIFLVLLATVLFANFAEAIAEARGKAQADSLRKTREETPAKRIEKDGQSHIVSSSALRKGDVFECVAGDTIPADGEIIEGLASIDESAITGESAPVIREAGGDKSSVTGGTKVLSDRILVKVTVQPGESFLDKMIALVEGSSRQKTPNEIALTILLAGFTIVFVIVCATLKPFADYVGANITVAAFISLFVCLIPTTIGGLLSAIGIAGMDRALQANVITKSGKAVETAGDIDTLLLDKTGTITIGNRKATKFYPVNGVSPKDFLRLCVLSSAADETPEGKSIVELGREQGFRFSQTDLVGVHMVKFTAETKCSGVDMPDGTRIRKGASEAIRAIVRKAGNGFSPEVEKIVRTISENGGTPLVVSENEQIKGVIELQDIIKTGIRERFERLRKMGVKTVMVTGDNPLTAKYIAEQAGVDDFIAEAKPEDKMEYIKREQRAGKLVAMMGDGTNDAPALAQADVGVAMNSGTQAAKEAGNMVDLDNDPTKLIEIVEIGKQLLMTRGTLTTFSIANDVAKYFAIVPALFITSIPALQTLNIMHLHSPESAILSAVIFNAIIIPLLIPLALRGVAYKPIGASALLRRNLFIYGLGGIIVPFIGIKLIDMLVSVFF, encoded by the coding sequence ATGAAAAATCGAGTAAATAATTCGTTGTTCAACAAACAGCTTGTAAACGCAAGCTTCGTTGAGTCGTTCCGCAAGCTCGATCCGCGTGTGATGATCAAGAATCCGATCATGTTCACCGTCGAGGTCGTAACGTTCGTCATGCTGCTGCTGATTGTCTGGATCGCCGTGACAGGAAACACGTCGCAGGGTTCGCTGGGCTACAATATCGTGATCTTCCTGGTCCTGCTGGCCACGGTGCTCTTCGCCAATTTCGCCGAGGCCATCGCCGAAGCACGCGGCAAGGCACAGGCCGATTCGCTGCGCAAGACCCGTGAGGAGACCCCTGCCAAACGGATCGAGAAGGACGGACAGTCGCATATCGTCAGCAGCTCGGCACTGCGCAAGGGCGACGTGTTCGAATGCGTCGCCGGAGATACCATTCCCGCCGACGGCGAGATTATCGAAGGTCTGGCGTCGATCGACGAGAGCGCCATCACGGGCGAATCGGCCCCGGTGATCCGCGAGGCGGGCGGCGACAAGAGTTCGGTCACGGGCGGTACGAAGGTTCTTTCCGACCGTATTCTGGTAAAAGTGACCGTACAGCCGGGCGAGAGTTTCCTTGACAAGATGATCGCCCTCGTGGAAGGTTCCTCGCGCCAGAAAACCCCGAACGAGATTGCGCTGACCATCCTGCTCGCAGGCTTCACGATCGTCTTCGTGATCGTTTGCGCCACGCTCAAACCGTTCGCCGATTACGTGGGTGCCAACATCACCGTCGCAGCGTTTATTTCGCTGTTCGTCTGCCTGATCCCGACCACTATCGGCGGTCTGCTGTCGGCTATCGGCATCGCCGGTATGGACCGCGCCCTGCAAGCCAACGTCATCACCAAGTCGGGCAAGGCCGTCGAAACCGCCGGCGACATCGATACGCTGCTGCTGGACAAGACCGGTACGATCACCATCGGCAATCGCAAAGCCACCAAGTTCTATCCTGTCAATGGAGTGAGCCCCAAGGATTTTCTCCGGCTCTGCGTCCTCTCCTCCGCGGCCGATGAGACCCCCGAAGGCAAATCCATCGTCGAACTGGGACGCGAACAGGGCTTCCGGTTCAGCCAGACCGATTTGGTGGGCGTACACATGGTGAAGTTCACGGCCGAGACCAAGTGTTCGGGCGTAGACATGCCCGACGGCACCCGCATCCGCAAGGGCGCTTCGGAGGCAATCCGTGCGATCGTCCGGAAAGCGGGCAACGGCTTCTCGCCGGAGGTGGAAAAGATCGTGCGCACGATCTCGGAGAACGGCGGTACGCCGCTCGTGGTCTCGGAAAACGAACAGATCAAAGGTGTGATCGAATTGCAGGACATCATCAAGACGGGTATCCGCGAACGTTTCGAGCGTCTGCGCAAGATGGGCGTGAAGACCGTGATGGTGACGGGCGACAATCCGCTGACGGCGAAATACATCGCCGAGCAGGCAGGCGTGGACGACTTCATCGCCGAGGCCAAGCCCGAGGACAAGATGGAGTACATCAAGCGCGAACAGCGCGCCGGCAAACTGGTGGCCATGATGGGCGACGGTACGAACGACGCTCCGGCGCTGGCTCAGGCCGACGTGGGCGTTGCGATGAACAGCGGTACGCAGGCCGCCAAGGAGGCGGGCAACATGGTCGACCTGGACAACGACCCCACGAAGTTGATCGAGATCGTCGAGATCGGCAAGCAGCTCCTGATGACGCGCGGCACGCTGACGACCTTCTCCATCGCCAACGACGTAGCCAAATACTTCGCCATTGTTCCGGCTCTGTTCATCACCTCGATTCCGGCTCTGCAAACGCTGAATATCATGCACCTGCATTCGCCCGAAAGCGCCATTCTCTCGGCGGTGATCTTCAACGCGATCATCATCCCGCTGCTGATTCCGCTGGCCCTGCGCGGCGTCGCTTACAAACCGATCGGAGCCTCGGCCCTGTTGCGCCGCAACCTCTTCATCTACGGTCTGGGCGGCATCATCGTTCCGTTCATCGGCATCAAACTGATCGACATGTTAGTAAGTGTGTTCTTTTAA
- a CDS encoding histidine kinase, with product MDTQDTRRSAEHFLALIKASHRGKFKVYIGMSAGVGKTYRMLQEAHQLLDAGVDVQIGYIETHGRPETEALTEGLPFIPRRKLFYKGKELEEMDMQAIINLHPDIVVVDELAHTNIEGSANPKRWQDVMQILDAGISVISAVNIQHIEGVNEQVQEITGIEVHERVPDSVLATADEVVNIDLTADELIERLKAGKIYKPDKVPTALSNFFRQENILQLRELALKEVALRVEKKVENEVTEKPALLHDKLLAVIDSSEKRARRLIRKTARLATHLNSSFIVLYVQSDRETADRIPLANQRYLINNLNLATELGGQIRQVHSNRPVETIVEICREQKINIVCVGRPEFSLFSLLKNVVGMRRLIGRLSRMNIDLYILS from the coding sequence ATGGATACACAGGACACCCGGCGAAGCGCCGAGCACTTTCTCGCCCTGATCAAAGCCTCGCACCGCGGGAAATTCAAGGTCTACATCGGCATGAGTGCCGGCGTGGGCAAGACCTACCGCATGTTGCAGGAGGCGCACCAACTGCTCGACGCAGGCGTGGACGTCCAGATCGGTTACATCGAGACGCACGGCCGTCCCGAAACGGAAGCCCTCACCGAAGGGCTTCCGTTCATTCCGCGCCGCAAGCTCTTCTACAAGGGCAAGGAGCTCGAAGAGATGGATATGCAGGCCATCATCAACCTCCACCCCGATATCGTCGTGGTCGACGAACTGGCGCACACCAACATCGAGGGCAGCGCAAATCCCAAACGGTGGCAGGACGTGATGCAGATCCTCGACGCGGGTATCAGCGTCATCTCGGCCGTCAACATCCAACACATCGAAGGGGTGAACGAACAAGTGCAGGAGATCACCGGCATCGAAGTCCACGAACGGGTGCCCGACAGCGTGCTGGCGACGGCCGACGAGGTGGTGAACATCGACCTGACGGCCGACGAACTGATCGAACGGCTCAAAGCGGGTAAAATCTACAAACCCGACAAGGTGCCGACCGCCCTGAGCAACTTCTTCCGGCAGGAGAACATCCTGCAACTGCGCGAACTCGCCTTGAAGGAGGTGGCGCTGCGCGTCGAGAAGAAGGTGGAAAACGAAGTGACGGAGAAACCCGCCCTGCTGCACGACAAGCTGTTGGCCGTGATCGACAGCAGCGAGAAACGCGCCCGCCGCCTGATCCGCAAAACCGCGCGTCTGGCCACGCATCTCAACAGTTCGTTCATCGTACTCTACGTCCAGAGCGACCGCGAGACCGCCGACCGCATCCCGCTTGCCAACCAGCGCTACCTGATCAACAACCTCAATCTGGCCACCGAACTCGGCGGTCAGATCCGGCAGGTACACTCCAACCGTCCGGTCGAGACGATCGTGGAGATCTGCCGCGAACAAAAAATCAATATCGTCTGCGTCGGCCGACCCGAATTTTCACTATTTTCGCTGTTGAAAAACGTCGTCGGGATGCGCCGCCTCATCGGCAGACTGTCGCGCATGAACATCGACCTGTATATATTGTCATAA
- a CDS encoding K(+)-transporting ATPase subunit C → MKNLWISIKITLAMCVVLFVGYVLVLRLVAWVASPNDGEAPVVTYNGKVVGAANVGQVFTDSVYFWGRPSNVDYNGGGSGGSNKGTNNPEYLAQVEERIDAFLAAHPYLSREEVPAEMVTASGSGLDPDISIRGAEVQIRRVAGARGMSEAEVKKIVEENIHKPWLGLFGTYKVNVLKLNVALDAAQNK, encoded by the coding sequence ATGAAAAATCTTTGGATTTCAATCAAGATAACGCTGGCGATGTGCGTCGTGCTGTTCGTCGGTTATGTATTGGTACTGCGCCTCGTGGCATGGGTGGCATCGCCCAACGACGGAGAGGCTCCCGTGGTGACCTATAACGGCAAGGTGGTCGGCGCTGCCAACGTAGGCCAGGTCTTTACGGACAGCGTCTATTTCTGGGGACGTCCGTCGAACGTGGATTACAACGGCGGAGGTTCGGGCGGCAGCAACAAGGGCACGAACAATCCCGAATATCTGGCCCAGGTGGAGGAGCGCATCGATGCGTTCCTCGCCGCCCACCCCTACCTCTCGCGCGAGGAGGTTCCCGCCGAGATGGTGACCGCGAGCGGTTCGGGCCTCGATCCCGACATCTCGATCCGCGGCGCCGAAGTTCAGATCCGCCGCGTCGCCGGAGCCCGCGGCATGTCCGAAGCCGAGGTGAAGAAGATCGTCGAGGAGAATATCCACAAACCGTGGCTCGGACTCTTCGGCACCTATAAGGTCAATGTTCTGAAACTGAATGTGGCGTTGGACGCCGCACAGAACAAATAG
- a CDS encoding potassium-transporting ATPase subunit F, translating into MFTGLLILSIIGFIYLMYVLVKPEKF; encoded by the coding sequence ATGTTTACAGGATTGCTTATTCTGAGTATCATCGGATTCATCTACTTGATGTATGTGCTCGTTAAACCCGAAAAATTCTGA
- the kdpA gene encoding potassium-transporting ATPase subunit KdpA, whose product MNTEILGVILQWVALVVLCYPLGRYIAKVYRGERTWLDFMAPLERGIYKVCSIDPDEDMDWKKFLKALLMVNLFWFFWGMVLLCCQSWLPLNPDGNANQTPDLAFNTCISFMVNCNLQHYSGETGLTYFTQLFVIMLFQFITAACGMAAMAGIMKALAAKTTKAIGNFWVYLVKSTTRILMPLSLLVGILLVINGTPMSFDGKQTITTLEGQEQVISQGPTAAIVPIKQLGTNGGGYFGVNSSHPLENPNAFTNMLECWSILIIPMAMAWAFGFYVRRRKLAAWIFGVMLFAFTAGIFVSVPQEMGGNPNIDEMGIAQDLGSMEGKEIRIGSAASAMWGMVTTVTSNGSVNSMHDSQTPLSGMMQMLNMQINCWFGGVGVGWMNYFAFLIIAVFISGLMVGRTPEFLGHKVEAREMKIATMVVLMHPFLILVGTGISAAVAAANPEIGWLNNPSFHGLSEMLYEYTSAAANNGSGFEGLSDNTPFWNIMTGIALIMGRYFPIVGQVAIAGLLASKKFVPESAGTLKTDTFTFSLMTFAVIIIVAALSFFPAQALGPIADYLSF is encoded by the coding sequence ATGAATACGGAAATTTTAGGCGTAATTCTGCAATGGGTGGCTCTGGTGGTGCTCTGTTATCCGCTGGGCCGCTACATTGCCAAAGTCTACCGAGGCGAGCGCACGTGGCTCGACTTCATGGCTCCGCTCGAAAGGGGCATTTACAAGGTATGCAGCATCGATCCCGACGAGGATATGGACTGGAAGAAGTTCCTCAAAGCTCTGCTGATGGTCAACCTCTTCTGGTTCTTCTGGGGTATGGTGTTGCTCTGCTGCCAGAGCTGGCTGCCGCTCAACCCCGACGGCAACGCCAACCAGACCCCCGACTTGGCGTTCAACACCTGCATCTCGTTCATGGTCAACTGCAACTTGCAGCATTACAGCGGCGAGACGGGTCTCACCTATTTTACGCAGTTGTTCGTCATCATGCTCTTCCAGTTCATCACCGCAGCGTGCGGCATGGCCGCCATGGCCGGCATCATGAAGGCGCTGGCAGCGAAGACCACGAAGGCCATCGGCAACTTCTGGGTCTATCTGGTCAAGAGCACGACCCGTATCCTGATGCCCCTGTCGCTTCTGGTCGGTATCCTGCTGGTGATCAACGGCACCCCGATGTCGTTCGACGGCAAACAGACCATCACGACGCTCGAAGGCCAGGAGCAGGTCATCTCGCAAGGCCCCACGGCCGCTATCGTGCCGATCAAACAGCTGGGTACCAACGGCGGCGGTTATTTCGGCGTCAACTCTTCGCACCCGCTCGAAAATCCCAACGCCTTCACGAATATGTTGGAGTGCTGGTCGATTCTGATCATCCCGATGGCGATGGCCTGGGCTTTCGGCTTCTACGTCCGTCGCCGCAAGCTGGCCGCCTGGATCTTCGGCGTGATGCTCTTCGCCTTCACGGCCGGTATCTTCGTCTCCGTTCCGCAGGAGATGGGCGGCAACCCCAATATCGACGAAATGGGCATCGCGCAGGACCTCGGCTCGATGGAGGGCAAGGAGATCCGCATCGGTTCGGCCGCTTCGGCCATGTGGGGCATGGTGACGACCGTCACCTCGAACGGCTCGGTGAACTCGATGCACGATTCGCAGACCCCGCTGAGCGGTATGATGCAGATGCTCAACATGCAGATCAACTGCTGGTTCGGCGGTGTCGGCGTGGGCTGGATGAACTACTTCGCCTTCCTCATCATCGCCGTCTTCATCAGCGGACTGATGGTGGGCCGCACGCCCGAATTCCTCGGACATAAGGTCGAAGCGCGCGAAATGAAGATCGCCACGATGGTCGTACTGATGCACCCCTTCCTGATCCTCGTCGGTACGGGTATTTCCGCCGCCGTGGCCGCCGCGAACCCCGAAATCGGGTGGCTGAACAACCCCTCGTTCCACGGCCTGAGCGAAATGCTCTACGAGTACACCTCGGCTGCGGCAAACAACGGTTCGGGCTTCGAGGGACTCAGCGACAACACGCCGTTCTGGAATATCATGACCGGTATCGCCCTGATCATGGGCCGTTATTTCCCGATCGTGGGACAGGTGGCCATCGCCGGACTGCTCGCCTCGAAGAAATTCGTCCCCGAGAGCGCCGGCACGTTGAAGACCGACACGTTCACCTTCTCGCTGATGACCTTCGCCGTCATCATCATCGTGGCCGCCCTCTCGTTCTTCCCGGCACAGGCTCTGGGTCCCATCGCCGATTATTTAAGTTTCTAA